In Erythrobacter litoralis HTCC2594, a single genomic region encodes these proteins:
- the pdxH gene encoding pyridoxamine 5'-phosphate oxidase has product MQSEESIMTDLATSEIPETDPFALFAEWMEEARASELNDPNAMALATATPDGAPSVRMVLLKDHGPQGFTFYTNAESRKGEEIRANAQTALLFHWKSLRRQIRVEGPVREVAPEVADAYFHSRARESQLGAVASDQSRPLEDRRVFVDRFRAAQERFDEGEVERPAYWTGFTVTPQRIEFWCDRPNRLHDRRLFTLSGAGDALSWTSTLLYP; this is encoded by the coding sequence ATGCAATCAGAAGAGTCGATCATGACCGATCTTGCCACCAGCGAAATTCCCGAAACCGATCCCTTCGCGCTGTTTGCCGAATGGATGGAGGAAGCGCGCGCAAGCGAACTCAACGATCCCAATGCCATGGCGTTGGCCACGGCGACCCCCGACGGTGCGCCTTCGGTGCGGATGGTGCTGCTCAAGGACCACGGCCCGCAGGGGTTCACTTTCTACACCAATGCAGAAAGCCGAAAGGGCGAGGAAATCCGCGCCAACGCGCAGACGGCATTGCTGTTTCACTGGAAGAGCCTGCGCCGCCAGATTCGCGTCGAAGGCCCTGTGCGCGAAGTCGCGCCCGAAGTGGCGGACGCATATTTTCATTCGCGCGCGCGGGAATCGCAACTGGGCGCCGTTGCCTCGGACCAGTCGCGCCCGCTGGAAGATCGGCGGGTCTTCGTCGATCGCTTCCGTGCGGCGCAGGAGCGGTTCGATGAAGGCGAAGTCGAACGTCCGGCGTACTGGACCGGCTTTACGGTCACTCCGCAGCGCATCGAATTCTGGTGCGATCGGCCCAATCGGCTGCATGACCGCCGCCTTTTCACGCTCAGCGGGGCGGGCGACGCGCTCAGTTGGACGAGCACGTTGCTCTACCCATGA
- a CDS encoding DUF1153 domain-containing protein yields MIENQKIRPAQVIGPLGEPLTMEDLPSPNTKRWVVRRKAEVVAAVNGGMLTIDEVLERYGLTLEEFASWQRAVDRSGMQGLRVTRIQHYRDLYERQLKY; encoded by the coding sequence ATGATCGAGAATCAGAAAATCCGACCGGCCCAGGTCATTGGCCCGCTGGGCGAGCCGCTGACGATGGAAGATTTGCCTTCCCCGAACACCAAGCGTTGGGTCGTGCGCCGCAAGGCGGAAGTCGTGGCGGCCGTCAATGGCGGCATGCTGACGATCGACGAAGTGCTCGAACGCTATGGGCTGACGCTGGAAGAATTCGCATCGTGGCAACGCGCGGTCGATCGCTCCGGCATGCAGGGCCTGCGCGTGACGCGGATCCAGCATTATCGCGACCTCTACGAGCGTCAGCTCAAATATTGA
- a CDS encoding cation diffusion facilitator family transporter: MSDNRATLARSAAIASISVAILLVVLKTWATWKTGSTAMLGSLADSALDLVASLATLVGVWIAAQPADDNHRFGHGKAEALAAVFQVMLIALSASGIAFRAIQRLVEGGRTEAAPEGMAVSGIAIIATLALLAWQRYVIARTRSVAISADHVHYQSDLLLNLAVIAALALDQYAGFAQADPLFGLAIAAWLLFGAWNAGSEAVDHLMDKEWPEEKRQRFVEVAARHPELSKLHDLRTRTAGNRDFVQFHVDLPEKMSVGAAHDIIERVEDDLLREFPDAEILIHIDPEGHVDEPGNPLVEKDEFARLEDDI; the protein is encoded by the coding sequence ATGAGCGACAACCGCGCCACTCTCGCGCGCAGTGCCGCTATCGCTTCGATTTCCGTGGCGATCCTGCTGGTCGTGCTCAAGACCTGGGCGACTTGGAAGACCGGCTCCACGGCCATGCTCGGCAGCCTGGCGGACAGCGCGCTGGACCTTGTTGCTAGCCTGGCGACGCTGGTCGGCGTTTGGATCGCGGCCCAGCCCGCCGACGACAACCACCGCTTCGGCCATGGCAAGGCCGAGGCGCTCGCTGCCGTGTTTCAGGTCATGCTGATCGCGCTGTCGGCCAGCGGCATCGCCTTTCGCGCAATCCAGCGGCTGGTCGAAGGCGGGCGGACCGAAGCCGCGCCCGAAGGCATGGCGGTGTCCGGTATCGCCATCATCGCCACGCTGGCGCTTCTCGCATGGCAGCGCTACGTCATCGCCCGCACGCGGTCGGTGGCGATTTCGGCGGACCACGTCCATTACCAGTCGGACCTGCTGCTTAATCTCGCGGTGATCGCCGCGCTCGCGCTCGATCAATATGCGGGCTTCGCGCAGGCGGACCCGCTGTTCGGACTCGCCATCGCGGCATGGCTGCTGTTCGGCGCGTGGAATGCGGGCAGCGAAGCGGTCGATCACCTGATGGACAAGGAATGGCCGGAGGAGAAACGCCAGCGTTTCGTCGAAGTCGCCGCGCGCCATCCGGAGCTGTCCAAGCTGCACGATCTGCGTACCCGCACGGCCGGCAATCGCGATTTCGTGCAGTTCCACGTCGATCTGCCCGAAAAGATGAGCGTGGGCGCGGCGCATGATATCATCGAGCGGGTGGAAGACGATCTTCTTCGCGAATTTCCCGATGCCGAGATATTGATCCATATCGACCCCGAGGGACATGTCGACGAGCCGGGCAACCCGCTGGTCGAGAAGGACGAATTCGCCCGGCTGGAGGATGACATATGA
- a CDS encoding PhzF family phenazine biosynthesis protein, which produces MSAPNTLPYWHVDAFADRPFAGNQAAVMPLDEWLPDEVLQAIGEENNFAETAFILPDASGETDFELRWFTPAMEIRLCGHATLASGHVALAHMPQFAERDLVTFRTRRAGNLEVRRAETGYELALPAIPTERSEWPEAVELLGAKPQEVWLNPDRYGIYLFESEEQVRALDPDLKGLGALGDDQFICTAPGSETDVVSRVFVPGGGVDEDSFTGSAHAALTHFWANRLGRDSFTAFQVSRRGGHAACRLDGERAWLGGPCVTVVEGSFYLAG; this is translated from the coding sequence ATGAGCGCGCCGAACACGCTACCCTACTGGCATGTCGATGCCTTTGCCGACCGGCCCTTTGCCGGCAACCAGGCGGCGGTCATGCCGCTCGACGAATGGCTGCCCGACGAAGTGCTGCAGGCCATCGGCGAGGAGAACAATTTCGCCGAGACCGCCTTCATCTTGCCCGATGCCAGTGGCGAGACCGACTTCGAACTGCGGTGGTTCACTCCGGCGATGGAAATCCGCCTGTGCGGGCATGCCACGCTGGCGAGCGGCCATGTCGCGCTCGCCCATATGCCGCAGTTTGCAGAGCGTGACCTCGTCACCTTTCGCACCCGCAGGGCGGGCAATCTGGAAGTGCGGCGCGCCGAGACCGGCTACGAGCTGGCGCTTCCCGCAATCCCGACCGAGCGCAGCGAATGGCCCGAGGCGGTGGAACTACTGGGCGCGAAGCCGCAGGAAGTCTGGCTCAACCCGGACCGCTACGGCATCTACCTGTTCGAAAGCGAGGAGCAGGTCCGTGCGCTCGATCCCGATCTCAAGGGACTCGGCGCGCTGGGGGACGACCAGTTCATCTGCACCGCGCCCGGCAGCGAGACCGATGTCGTGAGCCGGGTGTTCGTGCCCGGCGGCGGCGTTGACGAGGACAGTTTCACCGGCTCGGCCCACGCTGCGCTGACCCATTTCTGGGCCAACCGGCTTGGCCGCGACAGCTTCACCGCCTTCCAGGTCTCGCGGCGCGGCGGGCATGCGGCGTGTCGACTCGACGGCGAGCGCGCCTGGCTCGGCGGGCCCTGCGTGACAGTGGTCGAGGGCAGCTTCTACCTCGCGGGATAA
- the mnmA gene encoding tRNA 2-thiouridine(34) synthase MnmA, whose amino-acid sequence MNAVAPLPLPADAADMFDLPRPAAESRIVVAMSGGVDSSVVAALAHASGAEVIGITLQLYDYGAATGRKGACCAGDDIQDARAVADRLGIAHYVFDHESAFREDVVEQFADDYLSGRTPVPCIRCNMGPKFTDLLRMARELGADCLATGHYVRRVAGEHGPELHRALDPARDQSYFLYGTTETQLDFLRFPLGDLPKTAVRELAEAAGLRNAAKPDSQDICFVPDGDYAKIVKTMRPEGGTPGDIVHAQTGEVLGQHKGIVHYTVGQRRGLEIGGQPEPLYVVGLDAAASRVKVGPKRLLAVQAASVIETNRIGPLPDVPLTAKVRSLAKPVPITLDGSLGDGATTRITFEQPEFGVAPGQAGVIYAGDRVIGGGWIDSTESAA is encoded by the coding sequence ATGAATGCCGTTGCCCCCCTCCCCCTGCCCGCCGATGCGGCGGACATGTTCGACCTGCCGCGCCCGGCGGCCGAGAGCAGGATCGTTGTGGCGATGTCCGGCGGGGTGGATTCGTCGGTCGTCGCCGCGCTGGCCCATGCCAGCGGTGCCGAAGTGATCGGCATCACGCTGCAGCTCTACGATTACGGCGCAGCGACGGGTCGCAAGGGGGCGTGCTGCGCGGGCGACGATATCCAGGATGCGAGGGCGGTCGCCGACCGGCTGGGGATCGCGCATTACGTCTTCGACCACGAAAGCGCCTTTCGCGAGGATGTGGTCGAACAGTTCGCCGACGATTATCTCAGCGGGCGCACGCCGGTGCCCTGCATTCGCTGCAATATGGGCCCCAAGTTTACCGACCTGCTGCGCATGGCGCGCGAACTCGGGGCCGATTGCCTCGCCACCGGCCATTATGTCCGCCGCGTGGCGGGCGAGCACGGACCTGAATTGCACCGCGCCCTCGATCCGGCGCGCGACCAGTCCTATTTTCTCTATGGCACAACGGAAACTCAGCTCGACTTCCTGCGCTTCCCGCTCGGCGACCTGCCCAAGACCGCGGTGCGCGAACTCGCCGAGGCGGCGGGCCTGCGCAATGCGGCTAAGCCCGACAGCCAGGACATCTGCTTCGTGCCGGACGGCGATTACGCCAAAATCGTCAAGACAATGCGCCCCGAAGGCGGCACGCCGGGCGATATCGTCCATGCGCAGACCGGCGAAGTGCTGGGGCAGCACAAGGGCATCGTGCATTACACCGTCGGCCAGCGCCGCGGCCTGGAAATCGGCGGCCAGCCGGAGCCGCTGTACGTCGTCGGCCTCGATGCCGCAGCGAGCCGGGTCAAGGTCGGCCCCAAGCGCTTGCTCGCAGTCCAGGCGGCATCGGTGATCGAAACCAACCGCATCGGCCCACTGCCGGATGTGCCGTTGACCGCGAAAGTCCGCTCGCTGGCGAAGCCGGTGCCGATCACGCTGGACGGGTCGCTCGGCGATGGCGCAACCACCCGCATCACGTTCGAGCAGCCCGAATTCGGCGTCGCGCCGGGGCAGGCGGGGGTGATCTATGCCGGCGATCGGGTCATCGGTGGCGGCTGGATCGACAGCACAGAGAGCGCAGCTTGA
- a CDS encoding efflux RND transporter periplasmic adaptor subunit, producing MNYQPNEIRSDTPVEVRGESLSTTGYGEQRGLPWRLIVLGILIVGALVAAWYFFGQGSGTAVPAADRDDQAPRITVVTPGRTTIEGTISATGSLAARREMPVGVVGEGGRVVSVPVEQGQWVRAGQVLASIDQSVQSQQARAQAAQIEVARADAELAQSNLDRALQLVERGFISKADVDRLTATRDAARARVQVAQAQLNELRARNARLNIVAPAAGLLLERNVEPGATVSAGSPPLFRIARGGEMELRAQVGESDLARLSVGVQASVVPSGTDKSFVGQIWQLAPTIDAQNRQGTARIALPYAPELRPGGFATATIQSGTVVAPMLPESAILSDDDGAFVYIVDAENKARRRGVTTGIVTRDGIAVIDGLDGSEKVVLRAGGFLTEGETIAPQQADAETRTGG from the coding sequence ATGAACTACCAGCCGAATGAAATTCGAAGCGATACGCCGGTCGAGGTGCGGGGCGAGTCGCTCTCCACCACCGGTTATGGCGAGCAGCGCGGGTTGCCGTGGCGTCTGATCGTGCTCGGCATCCTGATCGTCGGCGCGCTGGTCGCGGCATGGTATTTCTTCGGCCAGGGTTCCGGAACCGCCGTCCCCGCGGCGGACCGGGACGACCAGGCGCCGCGCATCACGGTGGTGACGCCGGGCCGCACCACCATCGAAGGCACGATCAGCGCGACCGGTTCGCTCGCTGCACGGCGCGAAATGCCGGTCGGTGTCGTCGGCGAAGGCGGGCGGGTGGTTTCGGTGCCGGTGGAACAGGGCCAGTGGGTCCGCGCCGGCCAGGTCCTCGCTTCGATCGACCAGTCCGTGCAGAGCCAGCAGGCCCGCGCGCAGGCGGCGCAGATCGAAGTCGCCCGCGCCGATGCCGAACTTGCGCAGTCGAACCTCGACCGCGCATTGCAACTGGTCGAGCGCGGTTTCATCTCCAAGGCCGACGTCGATCGCCTCACGGCTACGCGCGATGCGGCGCGGGCCCGTGTCCAGGTGGCGCAGGCCCAGCTCAACGAATTGCGCGCGCGCAACGCCCGGCTCAATATCGTCGCCCCCGCTGCCGGCCTGCTGCTCGAACGCAATGTCGAGCCGGGTGCAACCGTCAGTGCGGGCTCGCCACCGCTGTTCCGCATCGCCCGTGGCGGCGAGATGGAATTGCGCGCGCAAGTCGGCGAAAGCGACCTCGCCCGGCTTTCGGTCGGCGTGCAGGCCTCGGTCGTGCCCTCGGGCACCGACAAGAGTTTCGTCGGCCAGATCTGGCAGCTCGCGCCCACCATCGATGCGCAGAATCGCCAGGGTACGGCGCGCATCGCGCTGCCTTACGCACCCGAGCTTCGCCCCGGCGGCTTCGCCACGGCGACGATCCAGAGCGGCACGGTGGTCGCACCGATGCTGCCCGAATCGGCAATTCTTTCCGATGACGACGGCGCCTTCGTCTATATCGTCGATGCCGAGAACAAGGCGCGCCGCCGCGGCGTCACGACCGGGATCGTGACGCGTGACGGCATCGCCGTCATCGATGGCCTCGACGGAAGCGAGAAGGTCGTCCTGCGCGCCGGCGGATTCCTGACCGAAGGCGAGACCATCGCACCGCAGCAGGCGGACGCAGAGACCCGGACCGGGGGCTGA
- a CDS encoding GlsB/YeaQ/YmgE family stress response membrane protein yields the protein MGWIIALIVGGIAGWLASLVMNRDASMGIFWNIVVGCVGSLIGNAIAGPLLGIGGSVQEFSLTGLIIAIVGAVVLLGIVNLIQRGRVR from the coding sequence ATGGGTTGGATTATTGCACTGATCGTCGGCGGTATCGCAGGCTGGCTCGCGAGTCTGGTCATGAACCGTGATGCGTCGATGGGTATATTTTGGAACATCGTCGTCGGCTGCGTCGGTTCTTTGATCGGCAACGCCATCGCCGGCCCGCTGCTGGGCATCGGCGGAAGCGTGCAGGAATTTTCGCTCACCGGGCTCATCATCGCCATCGTCGGCGCCGTGGTCCTGCTCGGGATCGTCAACCTGATCCAGCGCGGGCGCGTCCGCTAA
- the fcl gene encoding GDP-L-fucose synthase: MTDLPFALAGKRVYVAGHRGMVGSALVRRLRHENCLVQTADRSVDLREQAHVRGWFADNRPDVVIVAAARVGGILANESYPAEFLYDNLMIEANLIEAAHRHDTEKLLFLGSSCIYPKLAPQPIAEDALLTGPLEPTNEWYAIAKIAGIKLCQAYRRQYGANFISAMPTNLYGPGDNFDEKSSHVLPALIRKAHAAKLAGDSAITVWGTGTPRREFLHVDDLAAACIFLLQNYSGESHVNVGSGSDLTINELAETVCKVVRFEGTIEHDTSRPDGTPRKLMDGSTITAMGWKPTIDLEDGIAQAYRWFVDNETA; the protein is encoded by the coding sequence TTGACCGACCTGCCCTTCGCGCTCGCGGGCAAGCGTGTTTATGTTGCGGGCCATCGCGGCATGGTCGGCTCGGCGCTGGTGCGCCGCTTGCGGCACGAAAACTGCCTCGTCCAGACCGCCGATCGTTCGGTGGACCTGCGCGAACAGGCGCATGTGCGCGGCTGGTTTGCGGACAACCGGCCCGATGTCGTCATCGTCGCAGCGGCGAGGGTCGGCGGGATCCTCGCCAACGAGAGCTATCCGGCGGAATTTCTATACGACAATCTGATGATCGAAGCGAACCTGATCGAGGCCGCGCATCGTCATGATACCGAAAAGCTGCTCTTCCTCGGATCCTCCTGCATCTACCCGAAACTTGCCCCGCAGCCGATCGCGGAAGACGCGCTTCTGACAGGCCCGCTCGAACCGACCAACGAATGGTATGCCATCGCCAAGATCGCCGGGATCAAGCTGTGCCAAGCCTATCGCCGCCAGTATGGCGCGAACTTCATCAGTGCGATGCCGACCAATCTCTATGGGCCGGGCGACAATTTCGACGAGAAATCGAGCCATGTGCTGCCCGCGCTGATTCGCAAGGCGCACGCGGCCAAGCTGGCGGGCGACAGCGCAATCACGGTTTGGGGTACGGGCACGCCGCGACGCGAATTCCTGCATGTCGACGATCTCGCCGCAGCCTGCATTTTCCTGCTCCAGAATTATTCGGGCGAAAGCCATGTCAACGTGGGGTCGGGTAGCGACCTGACCATCAATGAACTGGCCGAAACCGTGTGCAAGGTCGTGCGATTCGAAGGCACCATCGAACATGACACCTCCAGGCCCGACGGCACGCCGCGCAAGCTCATGGACGGGTCGACAATCACCGCGATGGGCTGGAAACCGACGATCGACCTCGAAGATGGGATCGCCCAGGCCTATCGCTGGTTTGTCGACAACGAAACCGCCTAG
- a CDS encoding serine hydrolase domain-containing protein gives MQRRTLPLIASLACVTSLVACGDPAPVERELTEAAIAAVSENPGAPTRQLARQLDDLFADETLGETRAAVVMHGGEIAAERYAPGYDAETRFVSWSMAKTVTAVMIGMLVADGQLRLDDSPPVPEWQRPGDPRGEITLRQLLQMRAGLRHTEAGDPPYDSSEVRMLFLDGRDDMAQWAKEQPLEAEPGAKFEYSSNTTVILADIAARVIAKGSEDPEVRRRAVTEFLDARLFGPLGMDSVVPEFDASGTLIGGSLIHATARDWAKFGEFLRNYGSVDGAQLVPRKWIEFMTAPSPRTEFYGGQTWLNNGAADEDNPLHPIAEPQGLFAAIGHMGQYILVSPRQQLTVVRLGHSDTPQRQVLLAQLRDIVELYPAR, from the coding sequence ATGCAGCGCCGCACGCTTCCCCTTATCGCCAGCCTTGCCTGTGTCACAAGCCTTGTCGCGTGCGGCGATCCGGCCCCGGTCGAGCGCGAGCTTACGGAAGCGGCCATTGCCGCCGTGAGCGAAAATCCGGGCGCGCCGACGCGGCAGCTCGCGCGCCAGCTCGACGACTTGTTCGCCGACGAAACACTGGGCGAAACGCGAGCAGCGGTGGTGATGCACGGGGGCGAGATCGCTGCCGAACGCTATGCGCCGGGCTACGACGCGGAGACGCGCTTCGTCAGCTGGTCTATGGCCAAGACCGTAACCGCGGTGATGATCGGCATGCTGGTGGCCGACGGGCAATTGCGGCTCGACGACAGTCCACCGGTGCCCGAATGGCAGCGCCCGGGCGACCCGCGGGGGGAGATCACGCTGCGCCAGCTGCTGCAGATGCGCGCCGGGCTGCGCCATACAGAGGCCGGCGATCCGCCGTACGATTCGAGCGAAGTGCGGATGCTGTTTCTCGACGGGCGGGACGACATGGCACAGTGGGCCAAGGAACAGCCGCTCGAAGCCGAACCGGGCGCGAAGTTCGAATATTCCAGCAACACCACCGTCATCCTTGCCGATATCGCCGCGCGGGTGATCGCCAAGGGCAGCGAAGACCCGGAGGTGCGCCGCCGCGCTGTCACCGAATTTCTCGACGCGCGCCTGTTCGGTCCGCTCGGCATGGACTCGGTGGTGCCGGAATTCGATGCCAGCGGCACGCTGATCGGCGGCAGCCTGATCCATGCGACCGCGCGCGACTGGGCCAAGTTCGGCGAATTCCTGCGCAATTACGGCTCGGTCGACGGCGCCCAGCTGGTGCCGCGCAAGTGGATCGAGTTCATGACCGCCCCAAGCCCACGCACCGAATTCTACGGCGGGCAGACCTGGCTCAACAACGGCGCGGCCGACGAAGACAATCCGCTGCACCCCATCGCCGAACCGCAAGGCCTGTTCGCCGCGATCGGGCATATGGGGCAGTATATCCTGGTCTCGCCGCGCCAGCAGCTTACCGTGGTCCGGCTCGGCCATTCCGACACGCCGCAACGCCAGGTGCTGCTCGCGCAATTGCGTGATATCGTCGAGCTTTATCCCGCGAGGTAG
- a CDS encoding mannose-1-phosphate guanylyltransferase, with translation MSALIHPVILCGGGGTRLWPRSRPERPKPFLHLLGERTLFQQTLDRVADGNRFALPTIVAGESHMPLIREQAGDTPDIHLIAEPMGRNTAPAIALAAHRLPEEAIMLVCPSDHFIADTAAFRDAVESAADLASEGYLVSLGITPDRPETGYGYIKRGAALAGGFAVERFVEKPDQPTAERFLADGGYSWNGGIFLFSAARLLGELSRHRPEMAELVERAAAHGNEATRIFRPEAASFAAIEGESIDYALMEPTDRAAMVPVSMGWSDIGNWQALADARGGRSQGPCDLLDARNVHVDSDGPRVSVVGLSDVIVVVDGGEVLVTSAAGAQKVGKLPGAMGE, from the coding sequence ATGAGCGCTCTGATCCATCCGGTGATCCTCTGCGGCGGTGGCGGCACGCGATTGTGGCCGCGCAGTCGGCCCGAGCGGCCCAAACCATTTCTACACCTGCTGGGCGAGCGGACCTTGTTCCAGCAAACGCTCGATCGGGTGGCGGATGGAAACCGCTTTGCGCTGCCAACAATTGTCGCGGGCGAAAGTCACATGCCGCTCATTCGCGAACAGGCGGGCGATACGCCCGATATCCACCTGATCGCGGAACCCATGGGGCGCAACACCGCACCGGCGATCGCGCTCGCGGCCCACCGCTTGCCGGAGGAGGCGATCATGCTGGTCTGCCCGAGCGACCATTTCATCGCCGACACCGCCGCCTTCCGCGACGCGGTCGAAAGCGCTGCCGATCTGGCGAGCGAGGGCTATCTCGTCAGCCTCGGCATCACGCCCGATCGCCCGGAAACCGGCTATGGCTACATCAAGCGCGGCGCGGCGCTCGCGGGCGGCTTTGCGGTCGAACGTTTCGTGGAGAAACCCGACCAGCCGACGGCCGAACGGTTTCTCGCCGATGGCGGCTATAGCTGGAACGGCGGCATTTTCCTCTTTTCCGCTGCGCGCCTGCTCGGCGAATTATCGCGCCATCGCCCCGAAATGGCGGAACTGGTCGAGCGTGCAGCGGCGCATGGAAACGAGGCCACTCGCATATTCAGGCCCGAAGCGGCGAGCTTTGCGGCGATCGAGGGCGAGTCGATCGATTATGCGCTTATGGAGCCGACCGATCGCGCCGCCATGGTGCCGGTAAGCATGGGATGGTCCGACATCGGAAACTGGCAGGCGCTGGCCGACGCGCGTGGCGGACGGTCGCAGGGGCCATGCGACCTGCTCGATGCACGCAACGTCCACGTCGACAGCGACGGACCGCGTGTGTCCGTGGTGGGCCTCAGCGACGTCATCGTGGTGGTCGATGGCGGCGAAGTGCTGGTGACCAGCGCCGCGGGCGCACAGAAGGTCGGCAAACTCCCCGGAGCCATGGGCGAATGA